GCTTCCCATGTTCGTATGCACCGAGTAGCAGCGAACTGAACAACTTCGATGATCCGGCATTCTGCGTATAGCCGGCAACGATCACTTCCTGCCGTTTATTAATCTTGATTTTCAGCCAATCCTTTGTCCTGATGCCGGGAAAATAAACGCTGTCGGATTTCTTTGCGATGATACCCTCCAGCCCCATGTTTTTCGCCGCATCGAAGAATGCGGTGCCTTCGGCGGCAACGCTGTAACCTAGCTTTGCCGGGGCATCTTCCGAAATGATACTTTGCAATACAGCTTTTCTCTCCGAAAGGGGCAAACCGGTCAGGTCTTTGCCATCAAGCCATAAAATATCGAAAACATAATAAACCAGCTGACCGTCAGCTTCACTGCGCCAGTTCTGCAGAGCATTAAAATCCGACTGTCCGTTGTCTTTGATCACAACTACTTCACCGTCAAGCACAGCATTGATTTTCCATGCTTTCAGGCTATCATAAACGGGATAAAACTTATCGTTAAACGACTTTTTATTCCGGGACTTTAGATCTGCCTCGCCTTTGTTCAGGTACGCAACCGCGCGATAACCGTCCCATTTTACCTCGTATTCCCAGCCCGGGTCGTCAAAAGGCCCGTCTACCAGCGTCGCCAGCATGGGCATTAGTGTCTCCGGGAACTTACTTTTTGGCGCTTGTTTCAGGATCGCGGTTACTTTTTTTTTTGCTTTTCCACTGTCCTTGTCTTCACTGCTTTTCTCCAAAGCTTCGTTAGCCTTTGCTGTACTTTTCTCTGCGGGCTTTGCTTTTTTATCGTTTTTAATATCCTGATCAGGGTCTTCTTCTCCGTAGATATGCTCAGGTGATTTCTCAATTCCTTCCAGCGTTCTGCGGGACAAAACCGACCTGTCTTTCTCGGTAATATCACTTTCATCGGCAAACTTGTCGCGATGCTTGATCAATAACCAGGAATTCTCTTCCATAGCTGTTTTGACCAATGCGAACTCGCCTTTCAGTTTTTTTCCTTTTAGTTTAAATTTCAGTGAGCCTGATTTCAATTCCTTCAAAAGCTCCTTTTCCATTTCCTTTTTCGATCCGGTCTTTTCAAGAGGCTCATATGTGCCAAAATCCCAAACCATAACAGTTCCTGCTCCATAATTGCCTTTCGGAATAATACCTTCAAAATCTTTGTAGTCATAGGGATGATCTTCCACCATCATTGCCAGTCGCTTCACTGCCGGGTCGGTCGACGGGCCTTTCGGTACTGCCCAGCTTTTGAGGACACCATCCATTTCAAGCCGAAAATCATAATGCAACCGCGACGCGTCATGCTTCTGTATCACGAAGATCAGCTCTTCCGATTGAGTCTGGCCTCCTTTGGGTTCCGGTGTTTTATCAAACTTTCTCTTTTGATTGTATTTTGAAAGGCTCATAATTTTCAAAGTTCAGATTGAAATAGAATCAGGAAATGTCATCAATCAAACGCTGCGACAAGGCTGTGTTCCTAAATGCATGCCTGTTAACGTCATTGTTAAAAAATACCCCGGCAGCATGCCCCTGTCGCTTTCATTCCACAAACTTCTTCGTATAATTCTGTAAGACGTTCTCCGGATGGGGAAAGCTGTACAACTCTTTGGGGCCATGAAAACGGATAAAAATATATTTCGCCAGGAGGCACAGTATTAATTCGGGCGGATAAAAGATATTCGAAACCAGCCCGGTACTTGCAGTTCAATCCGGACGTAGCGATGTGAATATGAGGTGCTTGTTCCATATTTTGGCTGAACAAATAATCATACCGCTGTCATATTGATCTAGGTTTCGGGAATGGTTTTTGCGATGACAGTCTCTATTGAATTTAAACAGACCGCTATAATCATGGGAGTTATTGATATTCTGGGTGAACAGGAAGAGACGCTGGGGACAGCCGAGGATTTGCGTGAGGAAATTGTCGTGGAAGCCGCGCAGCCGGAACTCTCAGGAAGTTTGGTGAAGGTGGAATTCGAAACGTCGATAGGGCTTTGTAAGGGATTTTACTACGCCAGCGACCTCGGCCACGAGGAGATTATTCTGGAACCGGATTCTGTTGAAATCCTAAAATCGCTCTTTCCAACGTGTAATGGCGCATTCATTCATCAGAATAACCGCGATTGGGTCGAAGTCAGTCTTGCCGAACCGCTGCATGGAATTCCGGAATACAAAATTTATAATCGCATTGTATCGTCCGGCGCCGCATAGCTTGCTTTTTGGACACTTTTGATGTCGCTTTCGTCAGGTTCAGTGAATTTTTTCCCTGTCCTGGCGATTTTATAGCGTAATTAGGGACTGGCAAAACGACAATACCAACGTTTTATGAAAGATATCAGTGTTAATGACCTCCAATCAATAGAGGTATTCAAGGAAGTTCCTGAGGACCAGCTCCAATGGATGATCGACAAAAGCAGGCATTACGAATTACAGGAAGGCGACTTCATGTCCAGGCCTGGTGATCAGCTGGAAGGTACTCACATTTTGTTTTCAGGTAAGATTGAGCTTTACCGCATTCAAAACAATACCAAACACACCATTGCAGAGCTGCTGCCCGGGACTATTACGGGTGTGCTGCCTTTTTCCAGGGGCAAGATCGGCATTGCATTTGGCCAGTGTGTCGAGCTGACCCAGATAATGACATTTCCGAAGGAGCTGATGCGGGAGCTGATCGTTTCCAATTATGAGCTGACGCAGGCGCTCGTGATCGTCATGACTTCCCGCGTGAGAGAATTTACGGAGCTGGAACAGCAGAATGAGAAAATGATGGCGCTGGGTAAATTGTCCGCAGGTTTGGCACACGAATTGAACAATCCGGCTGCGGCGATCGTGCGTGGGTCGGTCTCCCTTAAAAAGCACCTGCTGATGCAGCCGGGCGATTTCAAAAAGCTGATATCCATTCATTTATCTCCCGAGGAGGTAGATGTTATCAATAATAAGATGACCGCCATTTTGCAGACAACCGAAAGACCGGTGCTGAATATGATGAGACGTTCAGAAATGGAGGATGAAATATTGGATTGGCTGGACGAACACAGTATTGCCGGTTGTGAAGATATCGCCGAGAACCTTGTGGAATTTGGCATTAGTGAAGAGGATCTGGAAGAACTGAAAAGCAAAATCAATAAGGATGATTTGTCGCCTATTTTGCTGTGGATCAACAATAACCTGACAACTGAGCGAATGGTAGCAGATATTCAGGAAGCTTCCAAGCGGATCGCAGATCTGGTCGGTTCAGTAAAAACCTTCACGCATATGGACCGTGGGGGCGAGCGGGAGATGGTCGATATTCACACTGGGATCCGCAATACGATCGTGATGCTCAACTATAAAATTAAGAAAGCCAATGTAAAGGTCATCGAAGAATTTGATCTCACCCTACCGAAGATCAGGGCGATGGTGGGCGAGCTGAACCAGGTTTGGACAAATCTGATTGATAATGCGATAGATGCATTGGAAGGGCAGCCGGGGGCCGAGCTCAAAATTGTGAGTTTTCGCGAAAAGGATTTTGTTAAAGTGGCGATCTGCGACAATGGGCCCGGTATTCCAAAAGAAATCCGCTC
This Dyadobacter sp. UC 10 DNA region includes the following protein-coding sequences:
- a CDS encoding ATP-binding protein; the encoded protein is MKDISVNDLQSIEVFKEVPEDQLQWMIDKSRHYELQEGDFMSRPGDQLEGTHILFSGKIELYRIQNNTKHTIAELLPGTITGVLPFSRGKIGIAFGQCVELTQIMTFPKELMRELIVSNYELTQALVIVMTSRVREFTELEQQNEKMMALGKLSAGLAHELNNPAAAIVRGSVSLKKHLLMQPGDFKKLISIHLSPEEVDVINNKMTAILQTTERPVLNMMRRSEMEDEILDWLDEHSIAGCEDIAENLVEFGISEEDLEELKSKINKDDLSPILLWINNNLTTERMVADIQEASKRIADLVGSVKTFTHMDRGGEREMVDIHTGIRNTIVMLNYKIKKANVKVIEEFDLTLPKIRAMVGELNQVWTNLIDNAIDALEGQPGAELKIVSFREKDFVKVAICDNGPGIPKEIRSKIFDPFFTTKSVGKGTGLGLDVVTRIIKQHHGSVTLNSEPGKTEFLVCFPING
- the ligD gene encoding DNA ligase D — encoded protein: MSLSKYNQKRKFDKTPEPKGGQTQSEELIFVIQKHDASRLHYDFRLEMDGVLKSWAVPKGPSTDPAVKRLAMMVEDHPYDYKDFEGIIPKGNYGAGTVMVWDFGTYEPLEKTGSKKEMEKELLKELKSGSLKFKLKGKKLKGEFALVKTAMEENSWLLIKHRDKFADESDITEKDRSVLSRRTLEGIEKSPEHIYGEEDPDQDIKNDKKAKPAEKSTAKANEALEKSSEDKDSGKAKKKVTAILKQAPKSKFPETLMPMLATLVDGPFDDPGWEYEVKWDGYRAVAYLNKGEADLKSRNKKSFNDKFYPVYDSLKAWKINAVLDGEVVVIKDNGQSDFNALQNWRSEADGQLVYYVFDILWLDGKDLTGLPLSERKAVLQSIISEDAPAKLGYSVAAEGTAFFDAAKNMGLEGIIAKKSDSVYFPGIRTKDWLKIKINKRQEVIVAGYTQNAGSSKLFSSLLLGAYEHGKLQYVGKVGTGFKDKQQKEMLAQFKPLIIKKSPFEEVPDYNKPSRFRPNPPKADATWLKPELVCEISFAEVTADGVFRHPSFEGMREDKAARDVVREIEKPAEEVVEDNDEKNKVISKPGKAKRKTLLNPKDETQTRKLNGNELKFSNLSKVFWPEEKITKRDLINYYYQIAPFIMPYLENRPMSLNRFPNGINGKSFYQKDVTGKVPSWIDTFPYEADNEKKNFMISNDEASLLYMINLGCIDVNPWNSRIETPDNPDWCLLDLDPDTSNTFEQVILTAQTIKQLLDSIQVVSYCKTSGSTGLHIYIPLAAKYTYDQCQMFANWVASQVQQELPGFTSVERMTKNRKGKLYIDYLQNRPKATLAAPYSVRPKPGATVSMPLHWDEVRKGLQLKDFTINNAIERVRQEGDLFKPVLGEGIDLEEVISKIEIEK